The following proteins are co-located in the Methylomonas sp. 11b genome:
- the fliP gene encoding flagellar type III secretion system pore protein FliP (The bacterial flagellar biogenesis protein FliP forms a type III secretion system (T3SS)-type pore required for flagellar assembly.): MISLLFLPEVVYAAVGIDAITVTSNPKGGETYTVTIQILALMTMLTLLPALLLSMTSFTRIMIVLGLLRQAIGAAQAPSNQVLLGLSLFLTIFIMMPVLEKVNETAVQPYMEEKIDAVTALQNASEPFKQFMLKQTREADLDTFVRISGREQIDKPEDVPFSLLVPAYVTSELKTAFQIGFLIFLPFLVIDLVVASVLMSMGMMMLSPMIVSLPFKIMLFVLADGWTMVMEMLAASFYV, from the coding sequence ATGATCAGCTTACTGTTTTTACCGGAAGTTGTTTACGCCGCAGTAGGCATAGATGCCATTACGGTGACCAGCAACCCTAAAGGCGGCGAAACCTACACGGTCACCATCCAGATTTTAGCGTTGATGACGATGCTGACCTTGTTGCCGGCATTGTTATTATCCATGACTTCGTTTACTCGCATCATGATCGTACTGGGCCTGCTGCGCCAAGCCATAGGTGCCGCGCAAGCGCCAAGCAATCAAGTGTTATTGGGGCTATCGCTATTTCTAACTATTTTCATCATGATGCCAGTGTTAGAAAAGGTTAATGAAACTGCTGTGCAGCCTTATATGGAAGAAAAAATTGACGCCGTAACTGCGTTGCAAAATGCCTCGGAGCCGTTCAAACAGTTCATGCTCAAGCAAACCCGCGAGGCGGATTTGGATACCTTTGTGCGGATTTCCGGCCGCGAGCAAATCGATAAACCGGAAGATGTGCCGTTTTCCTTGTTGGTGCCGGCTTATGTGACCAGTGAGTTGAAAACTGCTTTTCAGATAGGTTTCCTGATTTTTCTGCCGTTCCTGGTCATCGATCTGGTGGTAGCCAGTGTATTGATGTCCATGGGTATGATGATGCTGTCGCCGATGATCGTCTCGTTGCCTTTCAAGATTATGTTGTTTGTGCTGGCGGACGGGTGGACCATGGTGATGGAAATGCTGGCAGCCAGCTTTTACGTATAG
- the fliO gene encoding flagellar biosynthetic protein FliO has protein sequence MSLSRLATQIISVLIAPAVWADETAALPRQTAKVVTSGDVAQWLLALLLVLALFFLSVWLLRKSGSLAFVGKSQLAVLAGLSLGMREKLVLVKVGEKQLLLGVSSGRIDKLLELEGDQRLFMNSAEGQETSVFAKKLLQVMQGKHHD, from the coding sequence ATGTCTTTATCTCGCTTGGCTACCCAAATTATTTCGGTATTAATTGCACCTGCTGTATGGGCTGACGAAACCGCTGCGTTGCCCAGGCAGACCGCGAAAGTAGTGACTTCCGGAGATGTCGCACAATGGCTGTTGGCATTGTTATTGGTATTGGCGCTATTTTTTCTGTCGGTGTGGCTATTACGTAAAAGCGGTAGTTTGGCTTTTGTCGGTAAAAGTCAGCTAGCGGTGTTGGCCGGATTGTCGTTGGGTATGCGCGAAAAATTGGTGTTGGTTAAAGTCGGTGAGAAACAGCTACTGTTAGGTGTTAGTAGCGGACGTATCGATAAACTGCTTGAGCTCGAAGGCGACCAGCGCTTGTTTATGAATAGCGCAGAGGGGCAGGAAACCAGCGTATTTGCCAAGAAATTGCTGCAAGTCATGCAAGGTAAGCACCATGATTAA
- the hxlB gene encoding 6-phospho-3-hexuloisomerase codes for MHQQLIIDKISGILEATPDSHDKTLVDMLDQAKRIFISGAGRSKLVGNFFAMRLMHGGYDVSVVGEIVTPSIKAGDLLIIISGSGETEQLIAFTKKAKEVGAKIVLISAKDDSTIGDMADVTLQIGRSEQYGKVKGMPMGTVFELSTLFFLEATISHVIHDKGIAEEEMRSRHANLE; via the coding sequence ATGCATCAGCAGTTAATTATTGACAAAATCTCAGGGATTCTGGAAGCGACACCCGACTCGCATGACAAAACCTTGGTGGACATGCTGGATCAGGCTAAGCGCATTTTTATATCGGGCGCTGGCCGTTCAAAGCTAGTCGGCAATTTCTTTGCTATGCGTTTGATGCATGGCGGCTATGACGTTAGCGTTGTCGGTGAAATTGTTACGCCAAGCATCAAAGCTGGCGATTTGTTGATCATTATTTCCGGCTCCGGTGAAACCGAGCAGTTGATTGCCTTTACCAAAAAAGCCAAAGAAGTCGGCGCAAAGATTGTGTTGATTTCGGCTAAGGACGATTCAACGATTGGCGACATGGCTGATGTCACTTTGCAAATCGGCAGATCCGAACAATACGGTAAAGTCAAAGGCATGCCTATGGGTACTGTGTTTGAATTATCTACCTTGTTTTTCCTGGAAGCGACAATTTCGCATGTAATCCACGATAAAGGTATTGCAGAAGAAGAAATGAGATCAAGACACGCCAATTTGGAATAA
- the fbaA gene encoding class II fructose-bisphosphate aldolase, protein MSQKILDVVKPGVVTGEDVQKIFAICKENKFALPAVNVISTDTINSVLEAAAKVRSPVVIQFSNGGAAFVAGKGLKLEGQGCSIVGAISGAHHVHALAEHYGVPVILHTDHAAKKLLPWVDGMLDAGEKHFAATGKPLFSSHMLDLSEESLQENIEICGKYLERMSKMGMTLEIELGCTGGEEDGVDNSGMDHSALYTQPEDVAYAYEQLSKISHRFTIAASFGNVHGVYSPGNVKLTPTILANSQKYVSEKFGLPQNSLNFVFHGGSGSSPEEIKESISYGVVKMNIDTDTQWASWAGVMEFYKKNEAYLQGQIGNPEGADKPNKKYYDPRVWQRAGQVGMVTRLEQAFQELNAVNSL, encoded by the coding sequence ATGTCTCAAAAAATATTAGATGTTGTTAAGCCCGGTGTCGTAACCGGTGAAGATGTACAAAAAATCTTTGCAATTTGCAAAGAAAATAAATTTGCTTTACCTGCTGTGAACGTGATCAGCACCGATACGATCAACTCGGTATTGGAAGCAGCGGCGAAAGTAAGGTCGCCGGTTGTGATTCAGTTCTCCAATGGTGGTGCGGCATTTGTTGCCGGTAAAGGCTTGAAGTTGGAAGGGCAAGGTTGTTCAATTGTTGGTGCGATCTCTGGCGCTCATCACGTGCATGCTTTGGCTGAGCATTATGGCGTCCCTGTTATTTTACATACCGACCATGCGGCGAAAAAATTGTTGCCATGGGTTGATGGCATGTTGGATGCGGGTGAAAAGCACTTTGCTGCAACCGGCAAGCCATTGTTCAGCTCGCACATGCTGGATCTTTCCGAAGAAAGCTTGCAAGAAAACATTGAAATCTGCGGTAAATATCTGGAGCGCATGTCCAAAATGGGTATGACTCTTGAAATCGAACTGGGTTGTACCGGCGGCGAGGAAGACGGTGTCGACAACAGCGGTATGGATCATTCTGCGTTGTATACCCAGCCGGAAGATGTTGCTTACGCTTACGAGCAACTGAGCAAAATCAGCCACAGATTCACTATTGCTGCGTCGTTCGGTAATGTTCATGGTGTTTACTCTCCGGGCAACGTTAAATTGACGCCGACAATTTTGGCTAACTCGCAAAAATACGTTTCAGAAAAATTCGGCTTGCCGCAAAACTCATTGAACTTCGTGTTCCATGGTGGATCCGGCTCTTCTCCAGAAGAGATTAAAGAATCTATCAGCTACGGCGTCGTTAAAATGAACATCGATACCGACACTCAATGGGCATCTTGGGCCGGTGTGATGGAGTTTTACAAGAAAAACGAAGCTTATTTGCAAGGCCAAATCGGTAACCCGGAAGGTGCTGATAAGCCGAACAAAAAATACTATGACCCACGGGTTTGGCAACGTGCCGGCCAAGTTGGCATGGTGACTCGTTTAGAGCAAGCCTTCCAAGAATTAAACGCCGTTAATTCGCTGTAA
- the fliQ gene encoding flagellar biosynthesis protein FliQ gives MMTPETISAIAQDTVLISLKLMGPILIASLVVGLLVSMFQAATSIQEQTLTFIPKLATIIAVLMIAGPGMLQMLIDYFQDLMRDIPTLIG, from the coding sequence ATGATGACACCGGAAACCATCTCGGCAATAGCCCAGGACACCGTATTGATTTCCTTAAAATTAATGGGGCCCATCTTGATTGCATCCTTGGTTGTTGGTTTGCTGGTGTCCATGTTTCAGGCCGCAACCTCGATTCAAGAACAGACTCTGACCTTTATCCCCAAGCTGGCGACTATTATCGCGGTATTGATGATAGCCGGTCCCGGCATGTTGCAAATGCTCATCGATTATTTCCAAGATTTGATGCGCGATATTCCTACGCTAATAGGATGA
- the fliR gene encoding flagellar biosynthetic protein FliR translates to MNFGEDELLRYLASFVWPFFRISSMFITVPVFSVKAVPAKVRLIASLLITWVIMPTLPAMPDIEMFGYQGFLVAVQQVALGLTTGFILQMVFSIMLFAGQTIAYSMGLGFASMVDPATGVQVPVIAQLFVISGSLLFLAVDGHLLLIEMLAQSFHTLPVGSIGMDKTDLWRVISWSSLIFADGLLLAMPVMATLLFVNISFGVASKAAPQLQIFGVGFPITIMLGMGLIWIGLPTMLEGFSDMLHNGFALVGALLRLQ, encoded by the coding sequence ATGAACTTCGGCGAAGACGAGTTACTGCGGTATCTTGCTTCGTTTGTCTGGCCATTCTTTCGCATCAGTTCCATGTTTATCACCGTGCCGGTTTTTAGCGTCAAAGCGGTGCCGGCCAAAGTAAGATTAATCGCCAGCCTATTGATTACCTGGGTAATTATGCCGACTTTGCCGGCGATGCCGGACATTGAAATGTTTGGCTACCAAGGGTTTCTGGTGGCGGTACAGCAGGTTGCCTTGGGCCTGACCACTGGATTTATCCTACAGATGGTTTTTTCCATAATGTTGTTTGCCGGACAGACTATCGCTTACAGCATGGGTTTGGGTTTTGCATCCATGGTCGATCCGGCAACTGGGGTGCAGGTGCCGGTGATTGCCCAATTATTTGTAATTAGCGGCAGCTTGTTATTTCTCGCGGTGGATGGTCATTTATTGCTGATCGAGATGTTGGCGCAAAGCTTCCATACTTTGCCGGTGGGTAGTATCGGTATGGATAAGACTGACTTGTGGCGGGTAATCAGTTGGAGCAGTCTGATATTTGCTGACGGCCTGCTGCTGGCCATGCCGGTGATGGCGACATTGTTATTCGTCAACATCAGTTTCGGCGTTGCGTCAAAAGCGGCGCCGCAGTTACAGATATTCGGTGTCGGTTTCCCAATCACCATCATGCTGGGTATGGGCTTAATCTGGATTGGCCTGCCGACCATGCTGGAAGGCTTTAGCGATATGCTGCACAACGGCTTCGCGCTGGTCGGTGCATTGTTGAGGTTGCAATAA
- the fliN gene encoding flagellar motor switch protein FliN, whose amino-acid sequence MSENDEIGDDWAAAMNEQADAEADWGDALKEQANAAKSSQQGFAAAEFPEFSEQKSRNNGPSNDEVKLDVILDVPVTVSLEIGRTKINIRNLLQLNQGSVVELDRFAGEPMDVLVNGTLVAHGEVVVVNDKFGIRLTDIISPSERVRKLG is encoded by the coding sequence ATGAGTGAAAACGACGAAATCGGCGACGACTGGGCCGCAGCGATGAACGAGCAAGCCGATGCTGAAGCTGATTGGGGCGACGCGCTGAAGGAACAAGCAAACGCCGCCAAGAGCTCTCAGCAAGGTTTTGCCGCCGCCGAGTTCCCCGAGTTTAGCGAGCAAAAATCCAGAAATAACGGTCCTAGCAATGATGAAGTCAAACTGGACGTCATTCTCGATGTGCCGGTGACGGTGTCGCTGGAGATCGGTCGAACCAAAATCAATATTCGAAATTTGTTGCAGCTAAACCAGGGCTCAGTTGTGGAGTTGGATCGTTTTGCAGGCGAACCGATGGATGTGCTGGTGAATGGTACTTTAGTCGCTCACGGCGAAGTAGTGGTGGTCAACGACAAGTTTGGTATTCGGCTGACCGACATTATCAGTCCGTCGGAACGGGTCAGAAAGCTAGGCTGA
- a CDS encoding transaldolase, with product MAKNLLEQLREMTVVVADTGDIQAIETFKPRDATTNPSLITAAAQMPQYQGIVDDTLKGARATLGAAAAAADVVSLAFDRLAVSFGLKILEIIEGRVSTEVDARLSFDTEGTIAKGRDLIKQYEAAGISKERVLIKIAATWEGIQAAAVLEKEGIHTNLTLLFGLHQAIACAENGITLISPFVGRILDWYKKDTGRDSYAPTEDPGVLSVTEIYNYYKKFGYKTEVMGASFRNIGEITELAGSDLLTIAPSLLAELQSVEGDLPRKLDPANAANAAIEKITVDKATFERMHEENRMAKEKLAEGIDGFAKALEALEKLLSERLASLEA from the coding sequence ATGGCAAAAAATTTACTCGAACAACTCCGCGAAATGACTGTTGTTGTTGCCGACACCGGTGACATTCAAGCGATTGAAACATTTAAACCACGCGATGCGACCACTAATCCATCATTGATTACCGCTGCCGCGCAAATGCCGCAGTATCAAGGTATCGTTGATGATACGTTGAAAGGTGCAAGAGCAACCTTGGGTGCTGCCGCCGCTGCCGCGGATGTCGTTTCTTTGGCATTTGACCGTTTGGCGGTATCTTTTGGCCTAAAAATACTGGAAATCATCGAGGGTCGTGTATCAACCGAAGTAGATGCGCGCTTATCTTTCGATACTGAAGGAACCATTGCCAAAGGCCGGGACCTGATTAAACAATACGAAGCCGCCGGTATTTCTAAAGAGCGCGTGCTGATCAAAATTGCTGCAACATGGGAAGGTATCCAAGCTGCTGCTGTATTGGAAAAAGAAGGCATTCACACCAACCTGACGTTGTTGTTTGGCTTGCATCAAGCGATTGCTTGCGCAGAAAACGGCATCACACTGATTTCGCCATTCGTCGGTCGCATTCTGGATTGGTACAAAAAAGACACCGGCCGCGACTCTTATGCCCCGACTGAAGATCCAGGGGTATTGTCAGTAACTGAAATCTACAACTACTACAAAAAGTTCGGTTACAAAACCGAAGTAATGGGTGCAAGTTTCAGAAACATCGGTGAAATTACCGAACTGGCCGGTAGTGATTTGTTGACTATTGCTCCATCGCTGTTGGCTGAACTGCAATCCGTTGAAGGTGACCTGCCGCGTAAACTGGATCCTGCTAATGCAGCGAACGCCGCAATCGAAAAAATCACTGTCGATAAAGCAACTTTTGAGCGGATGCACGAAGAAAACCGTATGGCCAAAGAAAAATTGGCTGAAGGCATCGACGGCTTCGCCAAAGCTTTGGAAGCTTTGGAAAAATTGTTGTCAGAGCGTTTGGCTAGTTTGGAAGCTTAA
- a CDS encoding phenylpyruvate tautomerase MIF-related protein has protein sequence MPFLKLNTNSTLDTELKSKLLGELSQLVSKETGKPERYVMISIEEHNAMLFAGNTSPLAYLECKSIGLSSSQAKSLSASICQLLNTRLSIPQDRIYIEFSNCPADFWGWNGSTFG, from the coding sequence ATGCCTTTTTTAAAATTGAACACCAATTCAACGCTCGACACGGAACTGAAATCAAAATTGCTAGGCGAACTATCGCAACTAGTGTCCAAAGAGACAGGCAAGCCGGAGCGCTACGTCATGATTAGTATTGAGGAACACAACGCCATGCTGTTTGCCGGCAACACATCGCCCTTGGCATATCTGGAATGCAAGAGCATTGGCCTGAGCAGCAGCCAAGCCAAAAGCTTGTCCGCATCAATATGCCAATTGCTCAATACCCGGCTTTCAATCCCTCAAGATCGGATTTATATCGAGTTCAGTAACTGTCCGGCTGATTTTTGGGGCTGGAACGGCTCGACATTTGGCTAA
- a CDS encoding flagellar basal body-associated FliL family protein produces the protein MAEAHGKDEGKKSSKKIIIIIAAVILILAGAGGGAYFFLNKPADAEHKEEGDAKHGKEEHKEEAAHEEEADHEKVAEPDVYYDLPSPLLVNFPAGSGAKVIRISLTILMKGEASKDAMKKHEPMIRNNLLMAISAVGAEKAKTLEGKQELKAMMQAEIGKVLEKMAGKNTVKDVYFTEFVMQ, from the coding sequence ATGGCAGAAGCCCATGGGAAAGACGAAGGTAAGAAGTCTTCCAAGAAAATAATCATAATAATCGCCGCGGTTATATTGATTTTGGCTGGCGCAGGAGGTGGGGCTTATTTCTTTCTGAATAAGCCAGCTGACGCCGAGCATAAAGAAGAAGGTGATGCCAAGCACGGCAAGGAGGAGCACAAGGAAGAAGCCGCGCATGAAGAAGAAGCCGACCATGAAAAAGTCGCTGAGCCTGATGTTTATTATGATTTACCAAGTCCCTTATTGGTTAATTTTCCCGCCGGCTCTGGCGCAAAAGTGATCAGAATTTCCCTGACAATACTGATGAAAGGCGAGGCGAGTAAGGATGCAATGAAAAAACATGAGCCGATGATACGCAATAATTTGTTGATGGCCATTAGTGCGGTGGGTGCGGAAAAAGCGAAAACCTTGGAAGGAAAGCAAGAACTAAAAGCTATGATGCAGGCAGAAATTGGCAAAGTTTTGGAAAAAATGGCCGGTAAAAATACCGTTAAAGATGTGTACTTCACTGAATTTGTAATGCAATAA
- the fliM gene encoding flagellar motor switch protein FliM, translating to MSTADLLSQDEIDALLHGVDDGDVDTGVDDDYSRGTARVYDFNSQERIVRGRMPTLEMVNERFARHFRIALFNFLRRAAEISVSGIQVQKFSEFIQGLFVPTNLNVIRMSPLRGRALIVMEPRLVFTAVDNFFGGGGQFYNKVEGREFTPTEMRIIRLIIDMIFKDLAEAWKPVMDIDFEYINSEVNPQFANIVSPSEIVVISTIHVELEGGGGDINIAMPYSMIEPIRELLDAVTSDRGEVDGRWQDSLRVEIMRSEVIVNSKLIEKEMSISEVIELKKGDVIPIEMPETVLLEVEDVPVFRGKLGLSDGNYAIEITEKMTLDNI from the coding sequence ATGTCAACCGCCGATCTATTATCACAAGACGAAATCGATGCGTTACTGCATGGCGTGGACGACGGTGATGTCGATACAGGAGTTGATGATGACTATAGTCGGGGCACGGCTAGAGTCTACGATTTTAATAGTCAGGAACGGATTGTCCGGGGGCGGATGCCCACCTTGGAAATGGTCAATGAGCGTTTTGCTCGCCATTTCCGGATAGCGTTATTTAATTTTTTAAGGCGCGCTGCGGAAATCTCCGTTTCCGGGATTCAGGTACAGAAGTTTTCTGAATTCATTCAGGGCTTATTCGTACCCACAAATTTGAATGTTATTCGGATGTCGCCTTTACGCGGCCGGGCATTAATCGTAATGGAACCGCGTTTGGTTTTTACCGCTGTCGATAACTTTTTCGGCGGTGGCGGTCAGTTTTATAACAAGGTTGAGGGCAGGGAGTTTACCCCAACCGAAATGCGCATTATTCGGCTGATTATCGATATGATTTTCAAGGATTTGGCTGAAGCCTGGAAGCCGGTAATGGATATCGACTTTGAATATATCAATTCGGAAGTGAATCCGCAGTTTGCTAACATCGTCAGTCCTTCGGAAATAGTGGTGATTTCCACTATCCATGTGGAGTTGGAAGGCGGCGGCGGCGATATCAATATCGCGATGCCTTATTCCATGATTGAGCCGATTAGAGAGTTGCTGGATGCGGTAACCAGCGACCGAGGTGAGGTCGATGGCCGTTGGCAAGATTCGCTAAGAGTCGAAATTATGCGTAGCGAAGTGATCGTCAACAGTAAACTGATAGAAAAAGAAATGTCTATCAGTGAAGTGATTGAACTTAAAAAGGGCGACGTGATTCCTATAGAAATGCCGGAAACCGTATTACTCGAAGTTGAAGACGTACCGGTTTTTCGAGGCAAATTGGGTCTTTCGGATGGTAACTACGCCATCGAAATTACAGAAAAAATGACGCTGGATAATATTTAA
- the tkt gene encoding transketolase: MPSRRDLANAIRALSMDAVQKANSGHPGAPMGMADIAEVLWNDFLQHNPSNPKWPNRDRFILSNGHGSMLIYSLLHLAGYNLPIEELKQFRQLHSQTPGHPEYGYTDGVETTTGPLGQGITNAVGFALAERTLAGQFNRPGHDIVDHHTYVFLGDGCLMEGISHEACSLAGSMKLGKLIAFYDDNNISIDGEVRGHGNVAGWFLDDTPKRFEAYGWHVIPKVDGHDADAVKAAIEAAKKVTDKPSIICCQTTIGFGSPNKQGKEECHGAALGEAEIALTRENLGWPHAPFDIPADIKAGWDANAKGAQLESAWNAKFAAYKAAHPELAAEFERRVIKNELPADWADKSNAFIAAVNEKGETIASRKASQNTLNGFGPLLPELLGGSADLAGSNLTLWSGCKDVNQPGFDGNYVYYGVREFGMSAIMNGITLHGGFKPYGATFLMFSEYARNALRMAALMKIPTIFVYTHDSIGLGEDGPTHQPVEQTATLRMIPNMQVWRPCDAVESAVCWKAAIERQDGPSTLIFSRQNLAHMARSQAQIDGISKGGYILKDSAGTPDAIIIATGSEVELAVKAAEALEARGKNIRVVSLPSTNVFEAQDQAYKDSVLPPSVTKRVVVEAGVTDSWWKYAGSAGRVVGLDRFGESAPAGQLFKEFGFTVDNVVANVEAVL, from the coding sequence ATGCCTTCGCGCCGAGACTTAGCGAACGCCATCCGCGCACTTAGCATGGACGCCGTACAGAAAGCCAACTCCGGGCACCCCGGTGCACCGATGGGGATGGCCGACATCGCAGAAGTATTGTGGAACGATTTTCTGCAACACAACCCCAGCAACCCTAAATGGCCCAACCGCGACCGCTTCATCCTGTCCAACGGCCACGGCTCTATGCTGATTTATTCTTTGCTGCACTTGGCCGGCTACAATTTGCCGATCGAAGAACTGAAACAGTTCCGTCAACTGCACTCGCAAACCCCAGGTCATCCTGAATACGGTTACACCGACGGCGTCGAAACCACTACCGGTCCTTTGGGCCAAGGCATCACCAATGCCGTCGGTTTCGCTTTAGCGGAACGTACACTGGCCGGCCAATTCAACCGTCCGGGCCACGACATCGTCGACCACCACACCTACGTATTCCTGGGTGACGGTTGCTTGATGGAGGGTATCTCCCACGAAGCCTGCTCCCTGGCCGGCTCCATGAAGCTGGGCAAACTGATCGCCTTCTACGACGACAACAACATCTCCATCGACGGCGAAGTCCGCGGTCATGGCAACGTCGCCGGCTGGTTCCTGGACGACACGCCCAAACGTTTCGAAGCCTACGGCTGGCACGTCATTCCTAAAGTGGATGGCCACGATGCCGACGCCGTCAAAGCTGCCATTGAAGCCGCGAAAAAAGTCACCGACAAACCGAGCATTATCTGCTGCCAAACCACCATCGGTTTCGGTTCGCCGAACAAACAAGGCAAAGAAGAATGCCACGGTGCGGCCTTAGGTGAAGCGGAAATCGCCCTGACCCGTGAAAACCTGGGTTGGCCGCATGCGCCGTTCGACATTCCTGCCGACATCAAAGCCGGTTGGGATGCTAATGCCAAAGGTGCCCAACTGGAAAGCGCCTGGAACGCCAAATTTGCTGCCTACAAAGCCGCACATCCGGAATTGGCAGCCGAATTCGAACGTCGGGTCATCAAAAATGAACTGCCGGCCGATTGGGCGGATAAATCCAACGCCTTCATCGCCGCTGTCAACGAAAAAGGCGAAACCATCGCCAGCCGTAAAGCGTCGCAAAACACCCTGAACGGCTTTGGCCCCTTGTTGCCCGAACTGCTGGGCGGCTCTGCCGACTTGGCCGGCTCCAACCTGACCCTGTGGTCCGGCTGCAAAGACGTCAACCAACCGGGCTTCGATGGCAACTACGTCTACTACGGTGTGCGTGAATTCGGTATGTCCGCCATCATGAACGGCATCACCCTGCACGGTGGCTTCAAACCCTACGGCGCTACCTTCCTGATGTTCAGTGAATACGCCCGTAACGCCCTGCGCATGGCCGCGTTGATGAAAATCCCGACCATCTTTGTGTACACCCACGACTCCATTGGTCTGGGCGAAGACGGTCCGACTCACCAACCCGTCGAACAAACCGCCACCCTGCGCATGATTCCGAACATGCAGGTCTGGCGCCCTTGCGACGCCGTCGAGTCGGCTGTGTGCTGGAAAGCCGCGATTGAGCGTCAAGATGGACCAAGCACCCTGATCTTTTCCCGGCAAAACCTGGCGCACATGGCGCGCAGCCAAGCCCAGATTGACGGCATCAGTAAAGGTGGCTACATCCTGAAAGACAGTGCCGGTACCCCGGATGCCATCATCATTGCCACCGGCTCTGAAGTGGAATTGGCGGTTAAAGCCGCTGAAGCGCTGGAAGCCAGAGGCAAAAACATCCGCGTGGTGTCCTTGCCATCGACCAATGTCTTTGAAGCGCAAGACCAAGCGTACAAAGACAGCGTATTGCCACCGAGTGTGACCAAGCGCGTAGTAGTGGAAGCGGGAGTAACCGACAGCTGGTGGAAATACGCCGGCAGCGCGGGTAGAGTCGTAGGATTGGACCGTTTCGGCGAATCGGCCCCGGCAGGTCAACTCTTCAAAGAGTTCGGCTTTACCGTGGACAATGTCGTCGCTAATGTGGAAGCCGTTCTTTAA
- the thpR gene encoding RNA 2',3'-cyclic phosphodiesterase, which produces MKRLFFALWPEQNARQQCAALINKLNRTGKPVKEANLHVTVLFLGRISPEQQAVITGEAGKLPSPPITLSFDRLSFWKKPAVLCLTACQFDQSVSILNENLARIAEQQGIPIENRPFKPHVTLVKKANSAIDLDFAPILWRSNGFCLVESCSGSDGVEYRIIQRWPTI; this is translated from the coding sequence TTGAAACGTCTCTTTTTTGCCTTATGGCCGGAACAAAACGCCAGACAACAATGCGCGGCGTTAATCAACAAACTAAACCGGACCGGAAAACCTGTTAAAGAAGCAAATTTACATGTCACCGTGTTGTTTTTAGGGAGAATTTCTCCAGAACAACAGGCCGTAATCACCGGGGAAGCGGGAAAACTGCCATCGCCGCCGATAACGTTGAGTTTTGACCGCCTGAGTTTCTGGAAAAAACCTGCCGTACTATGCCTGACTGCCTGTCAATTCGATCAAAGCGTGTCGATATTGAACGAAAACTTGGCCCGCATAGCCGAACAACAAGGCATACCCATCGAAAACAGACCGTTCAAGCCGCATGTCACTTTAGTTAAAAAGGCTAATTCGGCAATCGATCTCGATTTCGCCCCCATTCTTTGGCGGTCAAACGGCTTCTGCTTGGTAGAATCCTGCTCAGGTTCGGATGGTGTTGAATACCGGATCATTCAACGCTGGCCGACAATCTAG
- the hxlA gene encoding 3-hexulose-6-phosphate synthase: MARPLIQMALDSLDFNQTVALADQVAPYVDIFEIGTPCIKYNGINLVKELRQRYPDKLLLVDLKTMDAGEYEAGAFYAAGADICTVLGVSGLATIAGVIKAAKKHGAETQIDLINVADKADCARESVKLGAQIVGIHTGLDAQAAGHTPFTDLNDIARLGLNVRISVAGGIKQATVQQVVEAGANIIVVGAAIYGAPSPAEAAREIRELVDAAAV; encoded by the coding sequence ATGGCAAGACCATTAATTCAAATGGCGTTGGATTCACTGGATTTCAACCAAACAGTTGCATTGGCAGATCAAGTAGCACCCTATGTCGACATTTTTGAAATCGGCACTCCTTGCATTAAATACAACGGTATCAACTTGGTTAAAGAACTGAGACAACGTTACCCGGACAAATTGTTGTTGGTTGACTTGAAAACCATGGACGCTGGCGAATACGAAGCCGGCGCTTTCTATGCTGCTGGCGCGGATATCTGCACCGTATTGGGCGTATCCGGTTTGGCCACTATCGCAGGCGTTATCAAGGCTGCGAAAAAACATGGCGCTGAAACTCAAATCGACTTGATCAACGTTGCCGACAAAGCAGACTGCGCTAGAGAGTCCGTTAAATTGGGCGCGCAAATCGTTGGTATTCACACAGGTCTGGACGCGCAAGCAGCCGGTCACACACCGTTTACTGATCTGAACGACATCGCTCGTTTGGGCTTGAATGTGCGTATCTCTGTTGCCGGCGGTATCAAACAAGCGACTGTACAACAAGTCGTTGAAGCTGGCGCTAACATCATCGTTGTTGGTGCAGCTATTTACGGTGCTCCTTCACCTGCTGAAGCAGCTCGTGAAATCCGTGAATTGGTTGACGCAGCGGCGGTATAA